A portion of the Lolium rigidum isolate FL_2022 chromosome 1, APGP_CSIRO_Lrig_0.1, whole genome shotgun sequence genome contains these proteins:
- the LOC124684469 gene encoding transcription factor MYB26-like, translated as MGHHCCSKQKVKRGLWSPEEDEKLLRYITANGHSCWSAVPKNAGLQRCGKSCRLRWINYLRPDLKRGTFTEQEERTILDVHRILGNRWAQIAKHLPGRTDNEVKNFWNSCIKKKLIAQGLDPKTHNLLPASKNLLHAHGGSGNTNNPSNNHAASQFHSSNGNDTPPFTISSPTKAPATVAVPPSMVPPPGLYDVPNPGMANGQHDEHAHHHAAVAMQQGYPYNDHTNNGALLMSFTDQNSAGVHASMDFLNGSSNSSSSMEHAAGMPNASNGFNQGMGMSAFMDETAAMWATVVEPDGMGGGIEMSQQHLQQQGLGQEEVVGPPAPMMMNGGAATAKGVDIVDVSSAMYGSAVATTAFDLELMESCGMFYSGAGHGIGIDQLQWDC; from the exons ATGGGGCACCACTGCTGCAGCAAGCAGAAGGTCAAGCGGGGGctctggtcgccggaggaggacgagaAGCTCCTCAGGTACATCACGGCCAACGGACACAGCTGCTGGAGCGCCGTCCCCAAGAACGCCG GGCTGCAGCGGTGCGGCAAGAGCTGCCGGCTCCGCTGGATCAACTACCTCCGCCCTGACCTCAAGCGCGGCACCTTCACGGAGCAGGAGGAGCGCACCATCCTCGACGTCCACCGCATCCTCGGCAACAG GTGGGCACAGATCGCCAAGCACCTTCCGGGGCGCACGGACAACGAGGTCAAGAACTTCTGGAACTCCTGCATCAAGAAGAAGCTCATCGCGCAGGGCCTCGACCCCAAGACACACAACCTGCTCCCGGCATCCAAGAACCTCCTCCATGCCCATGGCGGCAGCGGCAACACCAACAACCCTAGCAACAATCATGCCGCCTCCCAGTTTCACTCCTCCAACGGAAACGACACGCCTCCGTTCACCATCAGCTCCCCGACCAAAGCGCCTGCCACGGTTGCGGTGCCGCCATCCATGGTGCCGCCGCCGGGATTGTACGACGTCCCTAACCCTGGCATGGCGAATGGGCAGCATGACGAGCACGCTCACCACCATGCTGCAGTGGCGATGCAGCAGGGCTACCCGTACAACGACCACACCAACAACGGTGCTTTGCTCATGAGCTTTACGGATCAGAACAGCGCCGGCGTCCACGCCTCCATGGACTTCCTGAATGGCTCCTCTAATTCGTCTTCTTCCATGGAGCACGCCGCCGGCATGCCTAACGCTAGCAACGGCTTCAACCAGGGCATGGGAATGTCGGCATTCATGGACGAGACGGCAGCAATGTGGGCAACCGTCGTTGAGCCTGATGGAATGGGCGGAGGGATCGAAATGTCGCAACAGCACCTGCAGCAGCAAGGGTTGGGACAGGAGGAGGTGGTTGGGCCGCCGGCGCCAATGATGATGAACGGCGGTGCGGCAACTGCCAAGGGCGTGGATATTGTGGACGTCTCTTCAGCGATGTACGGATCCGCCGTTGCCACCACGGCCTTCGACCTGGAGCTGATGGAGTCGTGCGGGATGTTTTACAGCGGCGCCGGCCATGGCATCGGCATAGACCAGCTCCAATGGGATTGCTAA